The following are from one region of the Brienomyrus brachyistius isolate T26 chromosome 4, BBRACH_0.4, whole genome shotgun sequence genome:
- the LOC125740469 gene encoding adult enhancer factor 1-like: MQAAMPNCAAFQAQLSSIMEALTKAAVAEICELVDDGYAVLHLEISRSQEENEALKRKLEMMELRMARRCGTKSGELGSAVHSRLNGMLPCSEPRAARKKSVLQGKEKTYNKQWTVDEGEPAAKIKPAEKDDGRAEPIVIKEENLYESLEDSDQERRKRSRERAEEPCSDGESGCCIDTQTKLAEDAEKLPRQQRTRSGTCEDIGLDSVVKSEPDDEAGAHHPGGLECDFGTLRQRGSQPQAFFAQAASETEAEEPACSYSVKAASSDVQMAGSEEQPASTAGKSPCSLLSPKRSEVVMKDANMTVPMADRAEGHSTWSKESMLACVYPQHVQYDDFGEAQELQSDILTSMCLPLVSARKNAVNSESDMGNLTTSAGGKSPRKAGTREKRFICGYCGKCFTCPKYLQTHQRVHTGEKPYSCLQCGKRFAQSGYLKKHQNVHTGAKPFGCKQCGKRFADSSNLIRHRSVHTGEKPFICTYCGERFAGKHNLKIHQQRNHPALWSVR; the protein is encoded by the exons ATGCAAGCAGCCATGCCGAACTGTGCTGCCTTTCAGGCACAACTATCCTCTATAATGGAGGCGTTAACTAAAGCGGCCGTAGCAGAAATTTGCGAGCTGGTAGACGACGGCTACGCCGTGCTACACTTAGAAATATCCCGGAGCCAGGAGGAAAACGAAGCCCTGAAACGGAAGCTGGAGATGATGGAGCTGCGTATGGCCCGGAGATGCGGCACGAAAAGCGGGGAGCTGGGCAGCGCGGTGCACAGTCGCCTGAACGGGATGCTGCCCTGCAGTGAGCCGAGAGCAGCGCGAA AGAAGAGTGTGCTCCAAGGAAAGGAGAAAACATATAACAAACAGTGGACGGTGGACGAAGGAGAGCCTGCGGCCAAGATCAAG CCTGCTGAGAAAGATGACGGAAGAGCCGAACCGATCGTTATTAAAGAAGAGAATCTTTACGAGAGTTTGGAAGACAGCGACCAAGAAAGACGAAAGAGGagcagagaga GAGCTGAGGAGCCATGCTCTGATGGTGAAAGTGGATGCTGTATAGATACCCAGACGAAGCTTGCGGAGGATGCAGAGAAGCTCCCTAGACAACAGAGGACCAGAAGTGGTACTTGTGAGGACATCGGACTGGACTCCGTTGTCAAATCGGAACCAGATGATGAAGCTGGAGCCCATCACCCTGGAGGGCTGGAGTGTGATTTCGGCACCCTGCGTCAGAGAGGCAGCCAGCCACAGGCGTTCTTTGCGCAGGCGGCTTCAGAGACGGAAGCTGAGGAACCGGCTTGCTCTTACTCTGTAAAAGCAGCTTCGTCGGATGTCCAGATGGCTGGTTCAGAGGAGCAACCTGCCTCTACGGCGGGGAAAAGCCCCTGTAGTCTCCTGTCTCCTAAGAGATCTGAGGTTGTGATGAAAGATGCAAACATGACGGTCCCCATGGCCGATAGGGCGGAGGGACATTCCACGTGGAGCAAAGAAAGCATGTTGGCATGCGTTTATCCCCAACACGTACAATATGACGATTTTGGGGAAGCACAAGAATTGCAGTCGGACATTCTAACCAGCATGTGTCTCCCACTAGTGAGTGCCAGGAAGAACGCAGTTAATTCAGAGTCGGACATGGGTAATCTAACCACATCAGCAGGAGGTAAGAGTCCACGCAAAGCAGGCACCAGAGAGAAACGCTTCATTTGTGGGTATTGCGGTAAGTGTTTCACTTGTCCGAAGTACCTTCAGACGCACCAGAGGGTTCACACGGGAGAGAAGCCCTACAGCTGCCTGCAGTGCGGGAAGAGATTCGCCCAGTCAGGGTATCTCAAGAAGCACCAGAACGTGCACACCGGAGCAAAACCCTTTGGTTGTAAGCAGTGCGGAAAGAGGTTTGCCGATTCAAGCAATCTCATAAGGCACAGGAGCGTTCACACGGGGGAGAAGCCGTTCATTTGCACTTACTGCGGGGAGAGGTTCGCAGGAAAGCACAACCTCAAAATACACCAACAGAGAAACCATCCGGCTCTTTGGAGCGTGAGATAA
- the LOC125739787 gene encoding uncharacterized protein LOC125739787 has translation MTSCSVFRTQMSTIMDVLAKAAVSEICKLVDDGYAVLRLEISRSKEENQTLKRKLKIMELMIAQGCVAPEESDSDKAACKGELTSGDAQFMATVEPSYANLWRDDDSDSIADHGGRFELQLIKQEILEEDFGQRDCQEELKMYAKSAEGPAEAAAGLSVLDTKTTSAEDVEELPGQQRNGASVWEGSSSGDNLKAELENGTLSQTPQQTGSEKTMERGNALAYDYITCERLGHTEALSAPRFSDQGTKEVAAFYTPEPTSKCQPLSSGLQSLPPPWSDTGNCTPSAEVLNVKLGEARMDTDYFKVETDLSSTWDEEGRMANMEHDHQKQQQMHSESSDCVPAYSSESQMAESEDIAAELKSRTPGLNGWDPYDNQLTETVNTDSSAEANMDRLICVYCGKSFACQDVLETHQRIHTGEKPFQCTQCEKRFAQLSNLIIHKRVHTGEKPYCCTYCGKQFAQSRYLVTHQRVHTGEKPFKCTQCGKRFAQSNNLIRHQSVHTGRKPFRCSQCGKCFTTSSHRKRHESVHSGKKTMSQDITMSTSVGFQTQITSIMEVLTKAAVAEICKLVDEGYAVLQLEISRSRQENEILKQKLSIQMMATGAAQERPANENIIPSSAGIFGKPLGPRWRDGTAPVLDRVSDIDEEQPNLLLVKEEDLASADSLRELNVIEESFAELEAAEKPGKADAVIGTAEDMKGLGAWDDGGLGAALKAEVGAELDDHELHRCRPGLSAERRSLPESEVSMFDKPALEMCYAENSGLEQEDPASSEGDLELFSADTVLPHLGPFNKPLWFTDQNADLRKKRYDCDYCQKSFSSSQSLEVHLRVHTGEKPFKCAQCGKRFAQLCNLITHRRVHTGEKPFHCAECGKRFADPGYLKRHQSVHTGEKPFICQECGRSFSFSSNLARHRSLHARKDPLNCKRGAKKFISTSHT, from the exons ATGACCAGTTGCAGCGTTTTTCGCACTCAGATGAGCACCATTATGGATGTACTTGCTAAAGCAGCCGTTTCCGAAATATGCAAGCTTGTCGATGATGGGTACGCGGTGTTACGGTTAGAAATATCGCGGAGTAAGGAGGAGAATCAAACACTGAAAAGAAAATTAAAGATAATGGAACTGATGATCGCACAGGGATGTGTGGCACCAGAAGAGAGTGACTCTGATAAAGCAGCATGTAAGGGCGAATTAACAAGCG GTGATGCCCAGTTCATGGCCACAGTGGAACCCTCATATGCTAACCTTTGGAGAGACGATGATTCAGACTCT ATCGCAGATCATGGCGGAAGGTTTGAGTTGCAACTTATCAAACAGGAGATACTAGAGGAAGACTTTGGGCAGAGGGACTGTCAGGAAGAACTGAAGATGTATGCGAAAA GTGCTGAGGGGCCTGCAGAAGCTGCTGCAGGTTTGTCTGTCTTGGACACAAAGACTACATCTGCAGAAGATGTAGAGGAGCTTCCTGGACAGCAGAGAAATGGAGCCAGTGTTTGGGAAGGCAGCAGCTCCGGTGACAACCTCAAGGCTGAGCTAGAGAATGGGACCCTGAGCCAGACGCCCCAGCAAACGGGGTCTGAGAAGACCATGGAAAGAGGGAACGCTCTTGCTTATGACTACATCACGTGCGAGAGGCTTGGTCACACGGAAGCTCTGTCTGCTCCGAGATTCTCCGACCAAGGAACCAAGGAGGTAGCTGCCTTCTACACACCAGAACCAACGTCCAAGTGCCAACCTCTTTCCTCTGGCCTGCAGTCGCTTCCTCCACCGTGGAGCGACACTGGAAACTGTACACCTTCTGCAGAAGTGCTTAATGTGAAATTGGGTGAGGCTAGGATGGACACCGATTACTTTAAAGTCGAGACGGACCTGAGTTCTACGTGGGATGAAGAGGGGAGGATGGCCAACATGGAGCATGACcaccaaaaacaacaacaaatgcaCAGCGAGTCCTCAGATTGTGTTCCCGCGTATTCCTCAGAGTCTCAGATGGCGGAGAGCGAGGATATAGCAGCTGAGCTGAAATCCAGAACCCCAGGCCTAAATGGATGGGACCCGTATGATAACCAGTTGACTGAAACTGTAAATACCGACAGCAGTGCGGAAGCAAATATGGACAGACTCATTTGTGTATATTGTGGAAAGAGCTTCGCCTGTCAGGATGTCCTTGAAACACACCAGAGAATACATACTGGGGAGAAACCATTCCAGTGCACGCAGTGTGAAAAGAGATTTGCACAGCTGAGCAATCTTATAATACACAAGAGGGTCCACACTGGAGAGAAACCGTACTGCTGTACGTACTGCGGAAAGCAGTTCGCCCAGTCCCGTTATCTCGTGACGCACCAGAGGGTACATACTGGAGAGAAGCCATTTAAGTGCACGCAGTGCGGAAAGCGCTTCGCTCAGTCCAATAATCTTATACGGCACCAAAGTGTCCACACTGGGAGAAAACCCTTCAGGTGCTCGCAGTGCGGAAAGTGCTTCACGACCTCAAGTCACCGGAAACGACACGAAAGTGTGCACTCGGGGAAAAAAACGATGT CGCAGGACATCACGATGTCGACCAGTGTTGGTTTTCAAACACAGATAACCTCCATCATGGAGGTGTTAACTAAAGCGGCTGTGGCTGAAATTTGCAAACTTGTGGATGAAGGCTACGCAGTGCTGCAGCTGGAGATATCCAGAAGTCGGCAGGAAAACGAAATTCTTAAACAAAAACTGTCGATACAGATGATGGCGACGGGGGCTGCCCAGGAGAGACCCGCAAACG aaaacATTATTCCCAGCTCCGCTGGAATTTTTGGGAAACCACTGGGTCCCCGCTGGAGAGACGGCACTGCTCCGGTCCTGGATAGG GTTTCTGACATTGATGAGGAACAGCCCAATTTGCTGCTCGTAAAAGAAGAGGATTTGGCAAGCGCCGACTCACTGAGAGAGCTGAACGTCATTGAAGAGA GTTTCGCGGAGCTTGAGGCTGCGGAAAAGCCCGGCAAAGCAGACGCCGTGATTGGCACAGCAGAAGACATGAAGGGACTTGGTGCGTGGGACGACGGGGGGCTTGGCGCCGCCCTCAAGGCGGAGGTGGGAGCGGAGCTTGACGACCACGAACTCCACCGCTGTAGGCCGGGTCTCAGTGCAGAAAGACGGAGCCTTCCGGAATCTGAGGTTTCCATGTTTGACAAACCTGCTCTAGAAATGTGCTATGCAGAAAATTCCGGATTGGAACAGGAGGATCCGGCTAGCTCAGAAGGCGACTTGGAACTTTTCTCAGCTGACACAGTGCTTCCTCACTTAGGACCTTTCAACAAACCCCTGTGGTTTACGGACCAGAATGCCGACTTGCGGAAAAAACGCTACGATTGCGACTACTGTCAGAAGAGTTTCAGCTCTTCGCAAAGTCTTGAGGTGCACCTGAGGGTACACACCGGCGAGAAGCCGTTTAAATGTGCGCAGTGTGGGAAAAGATTTGCCCAGTTATGCAACCTCATAACACATAGGAGGGTTCACACCGGGGAGAAACCGTTTCATTGCGCCGAATGCGGCAAGCGATTTGCCGATCCAGGTTACCTTAAAAGACACCAGAGCGTTCACACTGGCGAGAAACCGTTCATCTGCCAGGAGTGTGGGAGAAGTTTCTCATTCTCCAGTAACCTGGCAAGGCACCGCAGTCTTCACGCTAGAAAAGACCCGTTAAACTGTAAACGTGGTGCGAAGAAATTTATTTCTACAAGTCACACATAA
- the LOC125740470 gene encoding zinc finger and SCAN domain-containing protein 2-like, whose amino-acid sequence MTSCLAFNTQLASIMEVLANAAVAEICKLVDDGYAVLQLEISRSQKENEALKRRVQMLESGRMREAEQRPAVRERRTRRSAGFRMGDEQGGDAAGESRFSSIDKPFSADVDAGLWRDREDSSDEVHVSLSSCKEQSSNFVPRQHAENLEEEKPKSVCIKVECLEDDLENGDQEGELKIIGDSRMEVSDNNKNIPSILTKAVATRGRDEPTKHSRNRNDVLKANNSLLKEEPANETNSQRTGSTQEAGKMNDLDYIMYESSSELQTFSSHSNTEEEAGGPACNFESEDLVVCSESQPASAPGRGDAFSEWDKVAMMGVGHTQHSYYREDGLRDEFPLGEMGMFTPNIQMTVGEDMASKPNMPPINGWVTGDDRLVKSKGVKSHRRVGTRGKLFICTYCGKGLACLKNLKTHQRVHTGEKPFSCAQCGKRFADSSNFKRHQSVHTGERRYSCTYCGKRFGQSGSLKVHLRAHTGQKQFICSQCGKTFISSSHLKRHLSVHVGESVH is encoded by the exons ATGACGAGTTGCCTGGCTTTTAACACACAGCTCGCCTCCATCATGGAGGTGCTGGCTAATGCTGCCGTGGCGGAGATCTGCAAACTGGTGGACGACGGCTACGCGGTGCTGCAGTTGGAGATCTCTCGGAGCCAGAAGGAGAACGAAGCCCTGAAGAGGAGGGTACAGATGCTGGAGAGCGGGAGGATGCGGGAGGCCGAGCAGAGGCCGGCCGTGAGAGAGAGGAGGACGCGCCGAAGCGCCGGCTTTCGGATGGGCGACGAGCAGGGCGGAGATGCTGCTG gAGAGAGCCGGTTCTCGAGCATCGACAAACCCTTCAGTGCAGATGTGGATGCTGGTCTGTGGAGGGACAGGGAGGACTCCTCTGATGAGGTTCATGTGTCTTTATCAAGCTGCAAAGAGCAG AGTAGTAACTTTGTTCCTCGGCAACATGCGGAAAACCTAGAAGAGGAAAAACCAAAATCAGTATGCATTAAGGTGGAGTGCCTCGAAGATGATCTGGAGAATGGAGACCAAGAGGGCGAGCTGAAGATCATTGGGGACA GCAGGATGGAGGTGTCTGACAATAACAAAAACATTCCCAGCATTTTGACAAAAGCTGTAGCTACCAGAGGCAGGGATGAACCAACTAAGCACAGCAGGAACAGAAATGATGTCTTGAAGGCTAATAACAGCCTCCTCAAGGAAGAACCAGCAAACGAGACCAACAGCCAGCGAACAGGATCTACGCAGGAGGCCGGAAAAATGAACGATCTGGATTATATCATGTATGAGAGCAGCAGTGAGTTGCAGACCTTCAGTTCCCACAGTAATACAGAGGAGGAGGCCGGCGGCCCAGCCTGCAATTTCGAGTCTGAGGACCTGGTAGTTTGTTCTGAATCTCAGCCAGCAAGTGCTCCAGGGAGGGGTGATGCGTTTTCTGAATGGGACAAAGTGGCCATGATGGGAGTGGGGCACACGCAGCATAGCTATTACAGGGAAGATGGTCTACGAGACGAGTTTCCCCTAGGAGAGATGGGCATGTTTACCCCAAACATCCAGATGACCGTGGGAGAGGACATGGCGTCCAAACCCAACATGCCTCCCATCAACGGATGGGTCACTGGGGACGACCGTCTTGTCAAATCGAAAGGCGTCAAGAGCCATCGGCGAGTTGGCACCAGAGGCAAGCTGTTCATCTGCACCTACTGCGGGAAAGGTCTGGCCTGCCTGAAGAACCTGAAGACACATCAGAGGGTCCACACGGGGGAGAAACCCTTCAGCTGTGCCCAGTGCGGCAAGCGCTTTGCCGACTCGAGCAATTTTAAACGGCACCAGAGCGTCCACACGGGGGAGAGGCGCTACTCCTGCACCTACTGTGGGAAGCGCTTCGGCCAGTCGGGCTCGCTCAAGGTCCACCTGAGGGCGCACACGGGACAGAAGCAGTTCATCTGCTCACAGTGTGGCAAGACCTTCATCTCCTCCAGTCACCTCAAGAGACACCTGAGTGTTCACGTCGGTGAGTCTGTGCACTAG